The Bacteroidota bacterium genome window below encodes:
- a CDS encoding methylenetetrahydrofolate reductase: protein MKVIDQLKNATKTQFSFEVLPPLKGGNINSIYRAIDPLIEFNPININVTYHQQEVVYKKLENGLLEKRTIRKRPGSVAIAAAIKFKYKVTVVPHIICGGFDRDETEDTLIDFNFLGMNNLLALRGDPPKSVRSFIPEENGHAHTTELVKQIKNMNRGIYLDEKLENPTPTDFCVGVAGYPEKHYEAPNMENDLLHLKEKVDAGADYIVTQMFFNNKYFFEFVEKCRKMGITVPIVPGIKPIMTLKDISVLPKIFSIEIPEALV, encoded by the coding sequence ATGAAAGTTATAGACCAGCTTAAGAATGCGACCAAAACGCAATTTTCATTTGAGGTTTTACCTCCCTTAAAAGGGGGAAATATAAACAGCATATACAGGGCTATTGATCCTTTGATAGAATTTAATCCCATAAACATCAATGTTACCTATCATCAGCAGGAAGTTGTTTATAAAAAGCTTGAAAACGGGTTGCTTGAGAAAAGGACCATACGCAAAAGGCCGGGTTCCGTTGCCATTGCTGCCGCAATCAAATTTAAATACAAGGTGACTGTTGTTCCCCACATCATTTGCGGCGGGTTTGACAGAGACGAAACCGAAGACACCCTGATCGACTTCAATTTTCTGGGCATGAACAACCTGCTGGCGCTTCGCGGCGATCCGCCCAAAAGCGTCCGGTCTTTCATCCCCGAGGAAAACGGCCATGCCCATACCACAGAACTGGTTAAGCAAATCAAAAATATGAACCGGGGCATTTACCTGGATGAAAAATTGGAGAACCCCACTCCTACCGATTTTTGCGTTGGCGTAGCCGGATACCCGGAAAAACATTATGAGGCGCCCAACATGGAAAACGACCTGCTGCACCTGAAAGAGAAAGTCGATGCAGGCGCCGATTATATAGTCACTCAGATGTTCTTTAACAACAAATACTTTTTCGAATTTGTGGAAAAATGCCGTAAAATGGGAATTACGGTTCCCATTGTCCCTGGAATTAAACCAATTATGACTTTAAAGGACATTTCCGTTCTTCCCAAAATATTCAGCATAGAAATACCGGAAGCATTGGT